One window from the genome of Candidatus Synechococcus calcipolaris G9 encodes:
- a CDS encoding O-linked N-acetylglucosamine transferase, SPINDLY family protein, whose product MDALDRQDYAQVIEGCQKTIEIEPLEPIYYGYLGLALLLQGEETEAQMAWMAPILEESVESIESYYGDLINILESHATAKEDQQQWMDAWLIRGYIQEFQPDNIKNSLALCQLAFKQECFSWDSPQIEPLTHLISQATIDEINVEQLQDVLDLVLSRVPGLPQSFNFVEQCLVYADYLPKLLPLLRVTARNLGFGQDMYSLAIDYAELGRQAWPKDPTLLSFLSGLYRFTRDYEKSIGAAKDLFALQEELADRLYANHAILQSLVAAGSYEQEIKATLEHQNVLLGQLLQEWPLNLERHQVRCLFILLLSPPHLEDRPQYNKPIFNQLMSLCQENIEIYGADKRKKYQAKTPAKIGSKKIKIGFLSTHLKRHAIGFLAWGLYEYFNGDRFEFNTYYGAGLPQKPDAWQSWYIKKSNKVFYGEHDSYKLADKINEDKIDILIDLDSVTLDLNCEILALKPAPIQISWLGFDASGLPAVDYFLGDPYVLPEQAQSYYSEKIWRLPHTYVAVNGFTANNPTVHRQDFDISSDAVIFLTSQRAAKRNRRMTELQMQILGNVPHSYLFIKGAGQQDALQAWFLEIAESMGITGDRLRFLPLYPSDEEHRGNLPIADVVLDTYPYNGATTTLEVLWMEIPLVTRVGKQFASRNSYTFLVNAGVSEGIAWTDEEYVEWGIRLGTDEDLRKQVTWKLKKAKHHSPLWNARQFTQEVESAFQSMWHYYVTGDLELPSGHTLG is encoded by the coding sequence ATGGATGCCCTCGATCGCCAGGATTATGCTCAGGTTATTGAGGGTTGCCAAAAGACCATTGAAATAGAACCCTTAGAACCAATCTATTATGGTTATCTTGGATTGGCACTGTTACTCCAGGGAGAAGAAACTGAGGCCCAAATGGCCTGGATGGCTCCTATTCTGGAAGAGTCCGTCGAATCGATAGAATCCTATTATGGCGATCTCATTAATATTTTAGAAAGCCATGCTACCGCGAAGGAAGATCAACAACAGTGGATGGATGCCTGGTTAATTCGTGGCTACATCCAAGAATTTCAACCCGATAATATCAAAAACAGTCTAGCCCTATGCCAACTTGCCTTTAAGCAGGAGTGTTTTTCCTGGGATAGTCCGCAAATTGAGCCGCTGACTCATTTAATTTCTCAGGCAACTATAGATGAGATTAACGTTGAGCAACTTCAAGATGTATTGGATCTAGTTTTATCTAGGGTACCTGGATTACCCCAAAGTTTTAATTTTGTTGAGCAGTGCTTAGTATATGCTGATTATTTACCTAAACTGTTGCCATTACTGCGTGTCACTGCTCGCAATCTTGGTTTTGGTCAGGATATGTATTCCTTAGCTATTGACTATGCCGAATTGGGACGACAGGCATGGCCAAAAGATCCAACCTTACTGAGTTTTCTTTCTGGCCTCTACCGCTTTACCCGTGACTATGAGAAATCTATTGGGGCGGCAAAGGATCTATTTGCTCTTCAAGAGGAACTCGCAGATCGCCTATATGCCAACCATGCCATTCTCCAATCCTTAGTGGCTGCTGGTAGTTATGAACAAGAAATTAAAGCTACCCTAGAACATCAAAATGTACTTTTAGGTCAACTGCTCCAGGAATGGCCCTTGAACTTAGAACGCCATCAGGTTCGTTGTTTATTTATCTTGCTGCTATCTCCGCCCCATCTGGAAGATCGCCCGCAGTACAATAAACCTATTTTTAATCAATTAATGTCTTTATGTCAAGAAAATATTGAAATATATGGTGCGGATAAAAGGAAAAAATATCAGGCCAAAACACCTGCAAAAATAGGATCGAAAAAAATCAAAATTGGTTTTCTCTCAACTCACTTAAAGCGTCATGCCATTGGTTTTTTGGCGTGGGGATTATACGAATATTTCAATGGCGATCGCTTTGAGTTTAATACCTACTACGGTGCAGGTCTTCCTCAAAAACCGGATGCCTGGCAAAGCTGGTATATCAAAAAGTCGAATAAAGTCTTTTACGGTGAGCATGATAGCTATAAATTGGCCGATAAAATTAACGAAGATAAAATTGATATTTTAATCGACTTAGATAGCGTTACTCTTGATCTAAATTGTGAGATTTTAGCCCTAAAACCTGCCCCCATTCAGATCAGTTGGCTTGGATTTGATGCCTCAGGCTTACCGGCGGTGGATTACTTTCTTGGGGATCCCTATGTTTTGCCAGAGCAGGCCCAATCCTACTACAGTGAGAAAATTTGGCGACTCCCGCATACCTATGTTGCTGTAAATGGTTTCACGGCAAACAATCCCACCGTGCATCGCCAAGACTTTGATATTTCCAGTGATGCCGTGATCTTTTTAACCAGTCAACGGGCGGCCAAGCGTAATCGGCGTATGACAGAACTCCAGATGCAGATACTTGGAAATGTTCCCCATAGCTATTTGTTCATTAAAGGAGCTGGACAACAGGATGCATTACAAGCTTGGTTTCTGGAAATTGCTGAGTCAATGGGCATTACAGGCGATCGCCTCAGATTTTTGCCCCTTTACCCCTCCGATGAAGAACACCGGGGAAATCTCCCTATTGCCGATGTTGTTTTAGATACCTATCCCTATAATGGGGCAACGACGACCCTAGAAGTGCTTTGGATGGAAATTCCCTTAGTAACCCGGGTGGGTAAACAATTTGCTTCTCGCAATAGCTATACATTCCTAGTGAACGCTGGGGTTTCCGAAGGCATTGCTTGGACAGATGAAGAGTATGTAGAGTGGGGAATTCGTTTGGGAACGGATGAAGACCTGAGAAAACAGGTGACATGGAAGCTTAAAAAAGCAAAGCACCACTCTCCTCTCTGGAATGCGCGTCAGTTTACCCAAGAGGTTGAGTCTGCGTTTCAGTCCATGTGGCACTATTATGTGACCGGTGATCTGGAACTGCCATCGGGCCATACTTTAGGATAA
- a CDS encoding DUF29 domain-containing protein: MSDDLYTEDYARWAELMATTLEEKCFGDLDIDHLVTEIRDLSKRERDKLLSSLRLILHHLLKWDFQKSKRSRSWQVTIQWERNNLDFYLEDSPSLKKYLCQEWINKMYRNARLDAILQTGLDYPQDCPYTIIDIMEKSIDLEF, from the coding sequence ATGTCTGATGATCTCTATACAGAAGACTATGCTCGTTGGGCTGAACTCATGGCCACAACGCTAGAGGAAAAATGCTTTGGCGACCTCGATATTGATCATTTAGTGACGGAAATCAGGGATTTGTCAAAGCGAGAACGAGATAAGTTATTAAGCAGTCTACGTTTGATTTTACATCATTTACTCAAATGGGATTTTCAGAAAAGTAAGCGTTCCCGCAGTTGGCAAGTTACGATTCAATGGGAAAGAAATAATCTCGATTTTTATCTCGAAGATAGTCCCAGTCTGAAGAAGTATCTCTGCCAAGAATGGATAAATAAAATGTATCGAAATGCCCGATTAGATGCCATCCTGCAAACTGGCTTGGACTATCCCCAAGATTGCCCCTACACAATAATAGATATTATGGAGAAATCTATTGACCTCGAATTTTAG
- a CDS encoding DUF29 domain-containing protein — MVTQISSTPSKDLYHTDYHLWILATVDSLKHQNIDPIDWQYLIDEVEDLSRRLKQTLKSLLRKLWEHLLKLTYWHSEIEKNNAHWKAENRNVRKQIKDKIQDSPSLKPYGNTTLN, encoded by the coding sequence ATGGTTACTCAAATCTCCTCAACACCTAGCAAAGACTTATATCACACTGATTATCATCTGTGGATTCTCGCTACGGTCGATTCCTTGAAACATCAGAATATCGACCCAATTGATTGGCAATACCTGATTGATGAGGTTGAAGATTTGAGTCGTCGTCTAAAGCAAACGCTAAAGAGTTTACTAAGAAAGCTATGGGAACATTTACTTAAACTGACCTACTGGCACAGCGAGATTGAAAAAAATAACGCGCATTGGAAAGCAGAGAACCGTAACGTTCGCAAACAAATTAAGGATAAAATTCAGGATAGCCCTAGCTTAAAACCCTACGGCAATACAACGCTCAATTAA
- a CDS encoding type IV pilin protein, translating into MKTELKAKFLQHLLAKKKANEGFTLVELLVVVIIIGILAAIALPAMLNQASRARLSGAQTQAGAINRAQQAYRLENPTFAGATSDLKIGAGEAQGYKVPVLSAGTAALGQVQYTPDDTTTDKAVTGCATADTNGVTATDLLTATDGTPEACP; encoded by the coding sequence ATGAAGACTGAATTAAAAGCTAAGTTTCTTCAGCACTTGCTGGCCAAAAAGAAAGCTAACGAAGGTTTCACCCTCGTTGAACTACTGGTTGTTGTGATCATTATTGGTATCTTGGCTGCCATTGCCCTACCAGCGATGCTTAACCAAGCCAGCCGTGCCCGTTTGTCGGGTGCCCAAACCCAAGCCGGTGCCATTAACCGCGCCCAACAAGCCTACCGCCTAGAAAATCCCACCTTTGCCGGTGCAACTAGTGATCTAAAGATTGGTGCTGGTGAAGCCCAGGGTTATAAAGTCCCTGTCCTTAGTGCAGGAACTGCTGCCCTTGGCCAGGTTCAATACACCCCTGATGATACAACCACGGATAAAGCGGTGACAGGTTGCGCTACTGCAGATACCAATGGAGTAACTGCTACAGATCTTCTAACTGCAACCGATGGTACACCTGAGGCTTGCCCATAG
- a CDS encoding (2Fe-2S) ferredoxin domain-containing protein, with the protein MDCLEQAVTCLGINQIQHHLFLCADQTKPLCCDLAVGLESWNYLKQRLRELGLDRPQGEPARCIYRTKANCLRVCQQGPILLIYPDGVWYHSATPPVIEQILQEHLLEGKIVRDYCFAQAPLGPEIVIGVDSSKHNPDG; encoded by the coding sequence ATGGACTGCCTAGAACAAGCCGTCACCTGTCTGGGAATTAACCAGATTCAGCATCATCTGTTTCTCTGTGCCGATCAAACCAAGCCCCTTTGTTGTGATTTGGCAGTGGGCCTAGAATCTTGGAACTACCTGAAACAACGCCTGCGGGAGCTAGGCCTAGACCGTCCCCAGGGAGAACCTGCCCGCTGTATTTATCGTACAAAAGCAAATTGCTTACGGGTGTGTCAACAGGGGCCCATCCTACTGATTTACCCTGATGGGGTCTGGTATCATTCAGCAACACCTCCAGTCATTGAACAGATACTCCAAGAGCATCTCCTAGAGGGAAAAATTGTTAGGGACTATTGTTTTGCCCAGGCACCACTTGGGCCCGAAATAGTCATCGGGGTGGATTCCTCCAAACATAACCCTGATGGGTAA
- a CDS encoding PIN/TRAM domain-containing protein — MLDTLLVLIFIVAGAAVGFNSIDLLPTPVLAQVANLNGLQWVVSGFGGLVGVAIGLVIQTLYHRIEREVRQLPPDVLLSRAVGLVVGLLLANLILAPIFLLPIPKEFSFIKPLAAVLTSVLFAYSGTTLADSHGRALLNLINPHSVETSLLAEGMIKPAAAKILDTSCIIDGRIEELLSMGILEGQILVPQFVLQELQLVADASNDLKRGRGRRGLDVLNRLQAMLGDRIVIHSADYADLTTVDAKLVRLAQEIHGVLVTNDFNLNKVARFQKVQVFNVNELAQALRPIYLPGDLLQLKILKEGKEPAQGVGYLEDGTMVVVEEGIDHIGDQLPVVVTSALQTSAGRMIFARLKISTIA, encoded by the coding sequence ATGCTCGATACCCTATTAGTTTTAATTTTTATCGTCGCGGGGGCCGCCGTCGGCTTTAATAGCATTGACCTTCTGCCTACGCCAGTCCTGGCCCAAGTTGCAAATTTGAATGGTCTACAGTGGGTGGTCTCTGGGTTTGGTGGTCTGGTGGGGGTTGCCATCGGCCTGGTGATTCAAACCCTCTACCATCGGATTGAACGGGAAGTTCGCCAGTTGCCACCCGATGTGCTGCTTTCTCGGGCCGTGGGCTTAGTAGTGGGCTTGTTATTGGCAAATTTGATTCTCGCTCCTATTTTCCTCCTGCCAATTCCCAAAGAATTTTCCTTTATCAAACCCCTTGCCGCCGTTTTGACCAGTGTTCTCTTTGCCTATTCGGGAACGACGCTGGCCGACAGTCATGGTCGCGCCCTTTTGAATTTGATCAATCCCCATTCCGTAGAAACGTCCTTATTGGCGGAGGGCATGATTAAGCCTGCTGCGGCTAAAATCCTGGATACCAGTTGTATCATTGATGGTCGGATTGAGGAACTTTTAAGTATGGGTATTCTGGAAGGACAAATTTTGGTTCCCCAGTTTGTTCTCCAGGAACTACAGCTTGTGGCCGATGCATCTAACGATCTAAAGCGAGGTCGGGGTCGCCGGGGTTTGGATGTCCTAAATCGACTGCAAGCCATGCTGGGCGATCGCATTGTGATTCATTCTGCCGACTATGCAGACCTAACCACGGTGGATGCCAAACTCGTCCGTCTTGCCCAGGAAATTCATGGGGTTTTAGTCACCAATGACTTTAACCTAAATAAGGTTGCCCGCTTCCAAAAAGTTCAGGTCTTTAATGTGAACGAACTTGCCCAAGCCCTGCGGCCCATCTATCTACCAGGGGATCTGCTGCAACTTAAAATTTTGAAGGAAGGCAAGGAGCCAGCCCAGGGGGTCGGATACCTGGAAGACGGTACTATGGTTGTTGTGGAAGAAGGGATCGATCACATTGGCGATCAGCTGCCGGTGGTTGTCACCAGTGCCCTGCAAACCTCTGCGGGGCGGATGATCTTTGCCCGTTTGAAGATTTCAACCATTGCTTAA
- a CDS encoding HMA2 domain-containing protein, giving the protein MPKPSDDEESLPPVAELVHLTRDRLRLRLPLLKKDPDYGRYLQDYLKPIPGITEVRLNLQAASLSIHYALDLITPLQILALIERWGDVQIIGQGHKGLENLTRAFELEPQEVGGKLKQMGGFVVGGQIGDVVGGVVGGTAGGVFMGPAGMLMGAQVGTFVGGVIGGRLGIEAMEQISQLTFQDMQDAPGPKTALTPEEIRREAEIAKALEIRSGAKMGEVVGELAGGIAGQTVLGPPGEAVGRVLGEMLGGQIGEDVSRQVAEKSEAAIPTDLSVNIVLEWWMKTSRAFVGETALATLGGLLSRVILGPQAESVGLRAGTRVGRLVDWNGQDGQKTKEMAETPPTETEITTSPESNREGKSV; this is encoded by the coding sequence ATGCCCAAACCATCGGACGATGAAGAGAGCTTGCCCCCCGTTGCCGAGCTTGTGCATCTCACTCGCGATCGCCTGCGCCTGCGTCTGCCCCTCCTCAAAAAAGACCCAGACTATGGTCGTTATTTGCAAGACTATCTTAAACCGATTCCAGGTATCACCGAGGTTCGCCTCAATCTCCAGGCCGCATCCCTTAGTATTCATTACGCCCTAGATTTAATCACACCCCTGCAGATCCTTGCCCTGATTGAGCGGTGGGGGGATGTGCAAATTATTGGCCAGGGTCATAAAGGCCTGGAAAATCTCACCCGTGCCTTTGAACTCGAACCCCAGGAAGTAGGAGGCAAGTTAAAACAAATGGGGGGATTTGTTGTCGGCGGTCAAATTGGGGATGTGGTCGGTGGGGTCGTGGGCGGAACGGCCGGAGGCGTTTTCATGGGCCCCGCTGGCATGTTAATGGGGGCCCAGGTAGGAACCTTTGTCGGCGGTGTCATTGGCGGCCGTCTAGGCATAGAAGCAATGGAACAGATCAGTCAGCTAACCTTTCAGGATATGCAAGATGCACCTGGCCCGAAAACAGCCTTGACCCCTGAAGAAATCCGTAGAGAAGCAGAGATTGCCAAGGCCCTAGAAATCCGCTCTGGTGCAAAAATGGGGGAAGTGGTGGGGGAACTTGCCGGGGGAATCGCCGGACAAACCGTCCTGGGACCACCCGGGGAAGCTGTCGGTCGTGTATTAGGGGAAATGCTAGGGGGACAAATCGGCGAAGATGTCAGTCGTCAGGTGGCGGAGAAATCAGAAGCAGCCATCCCCACAGATCTTTCCGTGAATATTGTCCTGGAATGGTGGATGAAGACCAGTCGTGCCTTTGTGGGTGAAACCGCTCTGGCTACCCTGGGGGGACTCCTATCCCGCGTTATTTTAGGGCCCCAAGCAGAAAGTGTTGGCCTGCGTGCCGGAACCCGGGTCGGTCGTCTGGTGGATTGGAACGGCCAAGATGGTCAAAAAACCAAAGAAATGGCAGAAACTCCCCCTACAGAAACGGAGATCACGACTTCCCCAGAGAGCAACCGGGAAGGGAAATCAGTATAA
- a CDS encoding hemolysin family protein produces the protein MIPILGILGQTTVVSRLVAVIILVLINAFFVAAEFSVVAMRRSRVEQLVSAGDVGAKKVYILQQRIDRLLSTTQLGITLSSLGLGWIGESTMASVLSQEILRFPLPESQRYWLSHSLAAPLAFAMIAYFQIVLGELFPKAIALRHPEQLARVLGPISLIIARVVKPIIWLLNQSTYGLLGLLKISYDGQLWSHQVTPEELQLIIASKESSGLEEEERELLRNVFEFGDVLVEEVMIPRTQIDALSDTSNLQDVLDAVAEHGHSYYPIIRDSLDDVRGILAFKDLAQPLADGELTGDRPISDWVKPAWFIPEGTPLGEVLPMMQKYRLSMIMVREAESSGTAGLVTLQDVINEIIGEEDNHPAQAAPIRRLEVGTYLIQAQTHLEEVNETLKLMLPVTDDYQTLAGFLLYQWQKVPELGETLVFNDLKFTVISRDGPRLDQVQLQWPDEVSTEINASSVTSVEIPKQL, from the coding sequence ATGATTCCAATTCTGGGAATACTGGGGCAGACGACCGTTGTCAGTCGTTTAGTTGCCGTGATTATTTTGGTCTTGATCAATGCCTTTTTTGTGGCTGCCGAGTTTTCGGTGGTGGCGATGCGGCGATCGCGGGTGGAGCAATTGGTGAGTGCGGGGGATGTGGGGGCGAAGAAAGTCTATATCCTGCAACAACGGATTGATCGATTATTATCTACGACGCAGTTAGGGATTACCCTGTCTAGTTTGGGGTTGGGCTGGATTGGCGAAAGTACGATGGCCAGTGTCCTGTCCCAGGAGATTTTGCGATTTCCCCTACCCGAATCCCAACGCTACTGGCTGAGTCATAGTCTTGCGGCTCCCTTGGCCTTTGCCATGATTGCTTACTTTCAAATTGTCCTAGGAGAGCTATTCCCGAAGGCGATCGCCCTGCGTCATCCCGAACAGTTAGCCCGAGTCTTGGGGCCGATTAGTCTCATAATTGCGCGGGTGGTCAAGCCGATTATTTGGTTACTCAATCAATCCACTTACGGGTTACTGGGGCTACTCAAGATTTCCTACGATGGTCAACTCTGGTCCCATCAAGTGACCCCGGAAGAATTGCAGTTAATTATTGCCTCAAAGGAATCCAGTGGCTTAGAAGAGGAGGAGCGGGAACTCCTTCGTAATGTCTTTGAATTTGGGGATGTGTTGGTGGAAGAGGTGATGATCCCCCGTACCCAAATTGATGCCCTTTCCGATACCTCTAATCTTCAGGATGTTTTAGATGCGGTAGCCGAGCATGGTCATTCCTATTACCCGATTATCCGTGACTCTCTGGATGATGTTCGCGGTATTCTAGCCTTTAAGGATCTGGCCCAGCCCTTGGCGGATGGAGAATTAACGGGCGATCGCCCCATTAGTGATTGGGTAAAGCCGGCATGGTTTATTCCCGAAGGAACGCCCTTGGGGGAAGTCTTACCGATGATGCAAAAATATCGCCTCAGTATGATTATGGTGCGGGAAGCCGAGTCCAGTGGCACTGCCGGATTAGTGACGCTCCAGGATGTCATTAATGAAATCATTGGCGAGGAAGATAATCATCCAGCCCAAGCGGCCCCCATTCGCCGCCTAGAGGTGGGAACCTATTTGATCCAGGCCCAAACTCACCTTGAGGAGGTCAATGAAACCTTAAAGCTGATGCTGCCGGTGACGGATGATTACCAAACCTTGGCGGGATTTTTACTTTATCAATGGCAAAAAGTACCGGAACTGGGGGAAACCCTTGTCTTTAATGATCTTAAGTTTACGGTGATTTCCCGGGACGGTCCCCGCCTAGATCAGGTGCAGCTTCAGTGGCCCGATGAGGTCAGTACTGAGATCAATGCCAGTTCCGTCACTTCTGTAGAAATACCAAAGCAACTTTAA